A genome region from Acidobacteriota bacterium includes the following:
- the gatC gene encoding Asp-tRNA(Asn)/Glu-tRNA(Gln) amidotransferase subunit GatC: MAITKTDVEKIAELARLELTPEETDLFTEQLSSIIGYVEKLNELDTTDVPPMSHCSPGGGDTEYAKRDDEVRPSLGQRLAVENAPDAEAGYFKVPRVIGG; encoded by the coding sequence ATGGCTATCACTAAAACCGATGTCGAGAAAATCGCAGAGCTCGCCAGGCTTGAGCTTACGCCGGAGGAGACCGACTTGTTTACTGAGCAGCTCAGCTCGATCATCGGCTACGTCGAGAAGCTGAACGAGCTCGATACCACGGATGTGCCGCCAATGTCGCATTGTTCTCCAGGGGGCGGCGACACCGAGTACGCGAAGCGCGACGATGAGGTTCGGCCCAGCCTGGGACAACGACTCGCGGTCGAGAATGCCCCTGATGCCGAAGCAGGATACTTCAAGGTCCCGAGGGTAATTGGCGGATGA
- the gatA gene encoding Asp-tRNA(Asn)/Glu-tRNA(Gln) amidotransferase subunit GatA, with amino-acid sequence MELKGLSIGSVHERIASGEVKAVDVCRAALDRIERLSELNAFITVTGDAAIAQAQQIDRLVERGEQLPPLAGAVIAIKDNMVLRGVRTTAGSRILFNYKPPYTATAVERLQSAGAIIVGKTNLDEFAMGSSTENSAYGAVKNPWDTTRVPGGSSGGSAVAVAAGIAMGALGSDTGGSIRQPASLSGVVGLKPTYGRVSRYGLIAFGSSLDQIGPFGNSVEDVARILNIIAGHDPNDSTSSNVEVDDYVAAISGDVRGLRVGVPSEYFGEGLDPEVKENIQAAIKKLDELGAEIVDISLPHTEYAVPVYYLVATAEASSNLARFDGVRYGFRAEEASTLKEMYSRTRDQGFGAEVKRRIMLGTYALSAGYYDQYYGKAQKVRSLIERDFHNAFQKCDVIATPTSPTSAFKLGEKTDDPLEMYLSDIYTITANLAGVPALSLPCGLASNGLPIGIQLIGKQFDEGRLLRAARNLEQALGLEFVPPAIRNI; translated from the coding sequence TTGGAACTCAAAGGCCTATCGATCGGCTCGGTTCATGAACGCATTGCGTCAGGCGAGGTCAAAGCTGTCGACGTTTGCCGCGCGGCGCTCGACCGCATCGAGCGTCTCTCGGAGCTTAACGCATTCATAACGGTCACTGGCGATGCGGCGATAGCTCAGGCTCAACAAATTGATCGCCTGGTCGAGCGAGGCGAGCAGCTTCCGCCGCTTGCCGGAGCCGTGATCGCAATAAAAGACAATATGGTGCTGCGCGGCGTGCGGACCACCGCCGGCTCGCGGATTCTGTTCAACTACAAGCCGCCTTACACCGCGACTGCTGTCGAGCGCTTGCAGTCAGCGGGCGCAATCATTGTCGGCAAGACGAACCTGGATGAGTTCGCCATGGGATCGTCGACCGAGAACTCAGCCTATGGAGCGGTCAAGAATCCCTGGGACACTACGCGAGTGCCCGGCGGGTCGTCTGGTGGATCGGCCGTTGCAGTCGCCGCCGGGATCGCGATGGGCGCGCTGGGTTCCGACACCGGCGGCTCAATTCGTCAGCCCGCGAGCCTCTCAGGTGTTGTCGGGCTCAAGCCTACCTACGGTCGAGTATCGCGCTACGGCTTGATTGCTTTCGGCTCATCGCTCGACCAGATCGGGCCGTTCGGGAACTCTGTCGAAGATGTCGCGCGCATTCTGAACATCATCGCCGGACACGATCCAAACGACTCGACTTCGAGCAACGTCGAAGTCGACGACTATGTTGCGGCAATATCGGGCGACGTGCGCGGACTACGCGTGGGCGTGCCAAGCGAGTACTTCGGCGAGGGACTGGACCCCGAAGTGAAAGAGAACATCCAAGCCGCAATCAAGAAACTTGATGAGCTGGGAGCCGAAATCGTCGACATCAGCCTTCCTCATACTGAATATGCGGTACCGGTCTACTACTTAGTCGCGACCGCCGAAGCCAGCTCGAACCTGGCTCGCTTTGACGGCGTGCGATATGGCTTCCGCGCGGAAGAGGCGTCGACCTTGAAGGAGATGTACAGCCGCACGCGCGATCAGGGATTCGGCGCCGAAGTGAAGCGCCGAATAATGCTTGGCACTTATGCGCTGTCGGCAGGTTACTACGATCAATACTACGGCAAAGCGCAAAAGGTGCGTTCGCTCATCGAGCGCGATTTCCACAACGCCTTCCAGAAGTGCGACGTGATAGCTACGCCGACCTCACCCACATCTGCGTTCAAGCTGGGCGAGAAGACTGACGATCCGCTCGAGATGTATCTGTCCGACATCTACACGATTACGGCGAACCTGGCGGGCGTGCCGGCGTTAAGCCTGCCTTGCGGTCTAGCGTCAAACGGCTTGCCGATTGGAATACAACTGATCGGTAAGCAGTTCGATGAGGGGCGATTGCTAAGAGCTGCTCGTAACCTGGAGCAGGCTCTGGGACTTGAATTCGTGCCACCTGCGATTAGGAATATCTGA
- a CDS encoding EamA family transporter → MSETAKQTRAQTEETQTSFGSTDLLLLLMTLIWGSNFTAIKYSLEDLLPLSFNALRFTLASIVMLIVAFLAQTGFKLAPGDGRRLFALGLLGNTCYQSLFITGMAHTGAGNAALILATTPLCTAILGRIRKHEYFTTRGVAGLLLAFAGIVMIVISGRGEVSLGEAVLGDSLLLASTVCWSLYTVGSKHLVHKYGSMKATTIMMTSGTPFLLLLCTPSLIRQDWSRVRPMAWAGLVYSGLFAIALAYLIWSYGVRKIGSTRTAIYSNITPVVALLVAWLALGETPTLGQLAGAIVIFAGIYLVRHGLIAVAPAEAIEEEFEGASLGPGKN, encoded by the coding sequence ATGTCAGAGACGGCGAAACAGACGCGGGCTCAGACTGAGGAGACTCAAACGAGCTTCGGCTCGACCGACTTGCTGTTGCTGTTGATGACCCTCATCTGGGGATCAAACTTCACGGCGATAAAGTACTCGCTCGAGGACTTGCTCCCGCTGAGCTTCAATGCGCTTCGATTCACCTTGGCTTCAATCGTGATGTTGATCGTCGCGTTCCTGGCGCAAACCGGCTTTAAGCTTGCGCCCGGAGATGGACGGCGGCTGTTTGCTTTGGGTCTGCTTGGGAACACTTGCTACCAGTCTCTCTTCATAACCGGGATGGCTCATACCGGAGCGGGCAACGCGGCGCTGATCCTGGCTACGACGCCGCTGTGTACGGCGATACTCGGGCGGATTCGCAAACACGAGTACTTCACCACACGCGGCGTAGCCGGATTGCTCCTGGCCTTCGCCGGGATTGTGATGATCGTAATCAGCGGGCGCGGTGAAGTTTCGCTCGGCGAAGCCGTGTTAGGGGACTCCTTACTCCTGGCATCCACGGTGTGCTGGTCTTTGTACACCGTCGGGTCGAAGCACCTGGTGCACAAGTACGGCTCGATGAAGGCGACCACCATAATGATGACCAGCGGTACGCCCTTCTTGCTCCTTCTATGCACGCCGTCGTTGATCAGACAGGACTGGTCGCGAGTTCGTCCGATGGCCTGGGCCGGACTCGTTTACAGCGGGTTGTTTGCTATTGCGCTCGCGTACCTCATCTGGAGTTATGGAGTTCGAAAGATCGGCTCAACGCGCACTGCGATCTATTCAAACATTACGCCGGTCGTAGCGTTGCTGGTGGCCTGGCTCGCGCTCGGCGAGACGCCGACGTTGGGACAACTCGCGGGCGCGATAGTGATCTTCGCAGGGATATACCTCGTGCGTCATGGATTGATTGCCGTCGCGCCCGCCGAAGCGATCGAAGAGGAGTTCGAGGGAGCTTCGCTCGGACCGGGCAAGAACTGA
- a CDS encoding outer membrane beta-barrel protein has product MRKIIVGVLFLMVASGVALAQGSNPPRGWGYGFGGVGGASGSGSSTAFFSVGAGGEGLVYKGLGLGAEVGYIAPFRSAGDGFGIVSPDVSYHFSNGSSKLVPFVTGGYSLAFRNGTSSGGNFGGGVQYWMKDHLGLRVEFRDHVFSSDSPHFFQFRVGLSFR; this is encoded by the coding sequence ATGCGAAAGATCATTGTAGGAGTTTTGTTCTTGATGGTGGCTTCGGGAGTCGCGCTCGCGCAGGGTTCGAATCCGCCTAGAGGCTGGGGCTACGGATTCGGTGGTGTTGGTGGCGCGTCAGGCAGCGGGTCTTCTACAGCCTTCTTCTCTGTCGGCGCCGGGGGCGAAGGGTTGGTTTATAAGGGGCTCGGATTGGGCGCGGAGGTTGGATACATCGCGCCGTTCCGAAGCGCCGGCGACGGCTTCGGAATCGTATCCCCGGACGTGTCATATCACTTCTCGAACGGCTCGTCGAAGTTGGTCCCTTTTGTGACCGGAGGGTACTCGCTGGCTTTTCGGAACGGTACAAGCAGCGGCGGGAACTTTGGCGGTGGCGTGCAGTATTGGATGAAGGACCACTTGGGATTGCGTGTCGAATTCCGGGACCACGTGTTCTCAAGCGACAGCCCACACTTTTTTCAGTTCCGTGTCGGGTTATCGTTTCGTTGA
- a CDS encoding long-chain fatty acid--CoA ligase — MEDHKPQTLVELLKEAVAAEPEREALRYKQDKVWVGMTAERLLDRVRNVALGLYGLGIRKGARVAVLAESGPLWTISDFAVLSNGAVNVPIYPTQPPHQVEYILRESEPKLLFASTERQLRRVDSALKKFPDLRIVSFQTIADGENLIPFDSVEEAGAKLGAERPEIFDLIASDVHAGDLASIIYTSGTTGEPKGVMLTHENITFNALASGDFLRIEPGGVMLSFLPLSHIFERMVLYLCLHRGVQINYATGIETVAADIQDVRPTLMSTVPRLLEKIYARMQKNAADGGRLKKKIFEWSLGVARRCAQLSTMGKALPPLLQLQREVADELVFKKIREAVGGRIRRMVSGGAALPSDIALVFTGAGIPVLQGYGLTETSPVIAVNSLEHNRVGSVGLPLPGLETKIAEDGEILTRGPHVFQGYFNKHEETATSFEENSGAGERWFKTGDIGHFDSDGFLFITDRKKDLIKTSSGKYVAPQMIEGMINQSEFIEQAVIVGDKRKYVSALIVPDFERLRAWAKEQGVPTSDKRELIADRRVVDMIKADVNRLTRELADYERVKRIGLLAEEFSIDGGELTPTLKVKRRVVEEKYGELIESLYSGGE; from the coding sequence ATGGAAGATCACAAGCCACAAACGCTTGTTGAATTACTCAAGGAAGCAGTCGCAGCCGAGCCCGAAAGAGAGGCGCTCAGATACAAGCAAGATAAAGTGTGGGTCGGCATGACGGCCGAGCGATTGCTCGATCGCGTCCGCAATGTGGCGCTGGGACTCTATGGTCTTGGAATTCGCAAAGGCGCCCGGGTCGCGGTACTAGCCGAAAGCGGGCCGCTGTGGACCATCAGCGACTTCGCCGTCCTGTCGAACGGCGCGGTCAACGTTCCGATCTATCCGACGCAGCCGCCCCATCAGGTCGAATACATCTTGCGCGAGTCCGAACCAAAGCTTCTATTCGCTTCGACCGAGCGCCAGTTGCGAAGGGTCGATTCTGCGCTTAAGAAATTTCCGGACCTTCGCATTGTCTCGTTTCAAACGATAGCGGACGGCGAGAACTTGATACCGTTCGACTCGGTTGAAGAAGCCGGCGCCAAGCTCGGCGCAGAACGGCCGGAGATCTTCGACCTGATCGCATCCGACGTACACGCCGGCGATCTGGCTTCGATAATCTACACATCGGGGACGACCGGCGAGCCGAAGGGCGTGATGCTCACCCATGAAAACATCACCTTCAACGCGCTGGCGTCAGGCGACTTTCTCCGAATCGAGCCCGGCGGAGTGATGCTTTCTTTTCTTCCGTTGTCGCACATATTCGAGCGCATGGTCTTGTATCTTTGCCTGCACCGAGGAGTGCAGATTAACTACGCGACCGGCATCGAAACGGTGGCGGCGGATATCCAGGACGTGCGGCCTACGCTGATGTCCACCGTCCCACGATTATTGGAAAAGATTTACGCTCGCATGCAGAAGAACGCGGCTGACGGCGGACGACTGAAGAAGAAAATCTTCGAGTGGTCGCTGGGCGTCGCGCGCCGGTGCGCGCAGTTGTCCACGATGGGCAAGGCGCTGCCGCCTCTGCTTCAGCTTCAGAGGGAAGTCGCCGACGAACTGGTGTTCAAGAAGATTCGTGAAGCAGTCGGCGGACGAATAAGGCGCATGGTCTCGGGAGGCGCGGCGCTTCCGTCCGACATAGCGCTGGTGTTCACCGGCGCGGGAATACCGGTGCTTCAAGGATACGGTTTGACTGAGACGTCACCGGTGATCGCGGTCAACTCGCTCGAGCACAACCGCGTCGGATCGGTGGGACTCCCGCTGCCCGGCCTCGAAACGAAGATTGCAGAAGACGGCGAGATACTCACGCGCGGGCCTCACGTGTTTCAGGGCTATTTCAACAAGCACGAAGAGACCGCTACTTCGTTTGAAGAAAACTCCGGCGCAGGAGAGCGCTGGTTCAAGACCGGCGACATCGGTCACTTCGATTCGGATGGCTTTCTATTCATCACCGATCGCAAGAAGGATTTGATCAAGACTTCGAGCGGCAAATACGTCGCGCCTCAGATGATTGAAGGGATGATCAATCAAAGCGAGTTCATCGAACAGGCGGTCATCGTCGGAGACAAACGGAAGTATGTCTCGGCGCTGATCGTACCCGACTTCGAGCGGCTGCGCGCGTGGGCGAAGGAACAAGGAGTCCCGACTAGCGATAAGCGCGAACTGATCGCCGACCGCCGGGTAGTCGATATGATCAAGGCTGACGTGAATCGACTGACGCGGGAGCTTGCGGATTACGAAAGGGTGAAACGAATAGGACTGCTCGCTGAGGAGTTCAGCATCGACGGCGGCGAGCTTACGCCGACGCTCAAAGTGAAGCGGCGAGTGGTTGAAGAAAAGTATGGCGAGTTGATTGAGTCACTGTACTCCGGTGGCGAGTGA
- a CDS encoding DUF433 domain-containing protein, whose protein sequence is MSSVATTHIEIDDRGVAWITDANTKVIEVVLDRVAYGWSPEEIHFQHPTLSLAQIHAALTYYYDHQAELDAEIVRQLKEVEALAEAAKDSPGRRPCVNAF, encoded by the coding sequence ATGTCGAGCGTTGCGACCACACATATTGAGATTGATGATCGCGGCGTCGCATGGATCACCGACGCCAACACGAAAGTCATCGAGGTAGTTCTCGACAGGGTCGCGTATGGATGGAGCCCTGAAGAGATTCATTTTCAGCATCCGACTCTTTCTTTAGCACAGATTCACGCCGCTCTTACCTACTACTATGACCACCAGGCCGAGCTAGACGCTGAGATAGTGCGACAGCTCAAGGAAGTAGAAGCATTGGCCGAAGCCGCGAAGGATTCTCCGGGAAGACGACCTTGCGTGAACGCGTTTTGA
- a CDS encoding type II toxin-antitoxin system ParD family antitoxin, whose amino-acid sequence MNVSLTPELEQLVNDEIKSGDYKSAKEVVREGLRLVRLRREKLAGLRREIQIGVDEIERGEYVEYTSVEELFEDIEAAVAKRIPKKPKPR is encoded by the coding sequence ATGAACGTCTCACTAACCCCTGAACTCGAACAGCTCGTGAATGATGAAATCAAGAGCGGTGACTACAAGTCTGCAAAAGAAGTCGTGCGTGAAGGCCTGCGGCTCGTGCGACTCCGCAGAGAGAAGCTCGCGGGTCTGAGACGGGAAATCCAAATCGGGGTCGATGAGATCGAACGTGGTGAATACGTCGAGTACACTTCCGTCGAAGAGTTGTTTGAAGACATTGAAGCCGCAGTCGCAAAACGCATCCCAAAAAAGCCGAAACCGCGTTAA